A section of the Oryza sativa Japonica Group chromosome 1, ASM3414082v1 genome encodes:
- the LOC4324022 gene encoding uncharacterized protein isoform X2, giving the protein MALQPFTDDLLAEILLRLPSAASLQRAALASKCWLAVASGPDFLRRFRARHTSSPLLGLFVSHGSSGLPVFHPAATVRSDPDLGAAVLGGDFSLIRVGDGEDPRWQLRDCRNGRLLLCGGRSVAVYDPVSRRRVSIRRPQDDPFSDAYIADCLLHGRGDNGAASFRVVSVQRHGRRMRAAEYNSGTREWSFHPWVENMRRPRRGQAMHAAGIIFWKCEDNFVILLDTLTMEFSMLSLPVSLFQPSKYAIGEMEDGVCCLVCLDGTMDNVHMQVWLLMEEDGGGRRWELEKEMPVSEVLDRHSLVRQVRTVASGLVLVSWDDRYPQFAIDLKNMKVMAEFRCSGETYLFQTPWPPALLVDSEYVEPLQMIATQNMMKHVNLAAERTDVVNSEGPLDLVLEPHGPLDAQQAMAAEAETLVVTADLKLVRSTEAQNQSVAEKPEIMKGPEVPVSKRSMSRLEKRRGERYESALHKAMERKARYMGGVEQLSTSLGRNYRRSEKPIVVDSSYERYYQCRQRREKPIVVDSRYGKYYQRRQRRPAAGVQGR; this is encoded by the exons ATGGCATTGCAGCCATTTAccgacgacctcctcgccgAGATCCTTCTCCGCCTCCCGTCGGCGGCCTCCCTCCAACGCgccgcgctagcctccaagtgctggctcgccgtcgcctccggccCCGACTTCCTCCGCCGATTCCGCGCCCGCCACACCTCGTCGCCTCTCCTCGGCCTGTTCGTCTCCCACGGGAGCTCCGGCCTCCCCGTGTTCCACCCCGCCGCGACCGTCCGCTCCGACCCCGACCTCGGCGCCGCGGTACTCGGGGGCGACTTCTCGCTCATCCGCGTCGGGGACGGCGAGGATCCCCGCTGGCAACTCCGGGACTGCCGCAACGGCCGCCTGCTCCTCTGCGGAGGTAGATCCGTCGCCGTCTACGACCCGGTGTCCCGCCGGCGCGTCTCCATCCGCCGCCCACAGGACGACCCCTTCTCGGACGCCTACATTGCCGACTGCTTGCTGCACGGGCGCGGCGACAACGGCGCGGCGTCGTTCCGCGTGGTGTCCGTGCAGCGCCATGGCCGGAGGATGCGCGCCGCGGAGTACAACTCCGGTACTCGAGAGTGGAGCTTCCACCCGTGGGTGGAAAACATGAGGCGGCCTCGCCGGGGCCAGGCGATGCATGCGGCGGGGATTATCTTCTGGAAATGCGAGGACAATTTTGTGATATTGCTTGACACGCTCACGATGGAATTCTCCATGCTCAGTCTCCCTGTAAGCTTGTTCCAGCCTTCCAAGTACGCCATAGGGGAGATGGAGGATGGCGTGTGCTGCCTTGTATGCCTTGATGGCACCATGGACAACGTCCACATGCAAGTGTGGCTGCTCATGGAGGAGGACGGTGGTGGCAGGAGGTGGGAATTGGAGAAGGAAATGCCGGTTAGTGAAGTGCTTGACAGGCATTCCCTGGTGCGACAAGTCCGAACAGTGGCTAGTGGATTGGTTCTTGTTTCCTGGGATGACCGCTATCCTCAATTTGCCATTGACCTGAAGAATATGAAGGTCATGGCTGAGTTTAGGTGCAGCGGCGAGACTTATCTTTTCCAAACGCCATGGCCACCCGCTTTGTTGGTCGATAGCG AATATGTGGAGCCGCTTCAGATGATCGCTACTCAGAACATGATGAAACATGTTAATCTTGCTGCAGAGAGAACTGATGTTGTGAATTCAGAG GGCCCATTGGATTTGGTATTGGAACCACATGGCCCACTGGACGCACAACAAGCTATGGCTGCTGAAGCGGAGACCTTGGTGGTAACAGCAGACCTGAAATTAGTCAGGTCTACTGAAGCACAAAACCAGTCAGTAGCTGAAAAACCTGAG ATCATGAAGGGGCCTGAAGTCCCAGTTTCGAAAAGGAGCATGTCACgtttggaaaaaagaagaggggaaagatatGAGAGTGCTCTCCACAAGGCAATGGAGAGGAAAGCTCGTTACATGGGTGGTGTGGAACAGCTTAGTACTTCTCTTGGAAGAAACTACAGAAGATCAGAGAAGCCAATTGTTGTGGACTCTAGTTACGAGAGATACTACCAGTGTCGTCAACGTCGAGAGAAGCCAATTGTTGTGGACTCTCGTTACGGTAAATACTACCAGCGTCGTCAACGACGACCAGCCGCAGGAGTTCAGGGAAGGTGA
- the LOC4324022 gene encoding uncharacterized protein isoform X1: MALQPFTDDLLAEILLRLPSAASLQRAALASKCWLAVASGPDFLRRFRARHTSSPLLGLFVSHGSSGLPVFHPAATVRSDPDLGAAVLGGDFSLIRVGDGEDPRWQLRDCRNGRLLLCGGRSVAVYDPVSRRRVSIRRPQDDPFSDAYIADCLLHGRGDNGAASFRVVSVQRHGRRMRAAEYNSGTREWSFHPWVENMRRPRRGQAMHAAGIIFWKCEDNFVILLDTLTMEFSMLSLPVSLFQPSKYAIGEMEDGVCCLVCLDGTMDNVHMQVWLLMEEDGGGRRWELEKEMPVSEVLDRHSLVRQVRTVASGLVLVSWDDRYPQFAIDLKNMKVMAEFRCSGETYLFQTPWPPALLVDSEVQPADLAIPLQSAEYVEPLQMIATQNMMKHVNLAAERTDVVNSEGPLDLVLEPHGPLDAQQAMAAEAETLVVTADLKLVRSTEAQNQSVAEKPEIMKGPEVPVSKRSMSRLEKRRGERYESALHKAMERKARYMGGVEQLSTSLGRNYRRSEKPIVVDSSYERYYQCRQRREKPIVVDSRYGKYYQRRQRRPAAGVQGR; encoded by the exons ATGGCATTGCAGCCATTTAccgacgacctcctcgccgAGATCCTTCTCCGCCTCCCGTCGGCGGCCTCCCTCCAACGCgccgcgctagcctccaagtgctggctcgccgtcgcctccggccCCGACTTCCTCCGCCGATTCCGCGCCCGCCACACCTCGTCGCCTCTCCTCGGCCTGTTCGTCTCCCACGGGAGCTCCGGCCTCCCCGTGTTCCACCCCGCCGCGACCGTCCGCTCCGACCCCGACCTCGGCGCCGCGGTACTCGGGGGCGACTTCTCGCTCATCCGCGTCGGGGACGGCGAGGATCCCCGCTGGCAACTCCGGGACTGCCGCAACGGCCGCCTGCTCCTCTGCGGAGGTAGATCCGTCGCCGTCTACGACCCGGTGTCCCGCCGGCGCGTCTCCATCCGCCGCCCACAGGACGACCCCTTCTCGGACGCCTACATTGCCGACTGCTTGCTGCACGGGCGCGGCGACAACGGCGCGGCGTCGTTCCGCGTGGTGTCCGTGCAGCGCCATGGCCGGAGGATGCGCGCCGCGGAGTACAACTCCGGTACTCGAGAGTGGAGCTTCCACCCGTGGGTGGAAAACATGAGGCGGCCTCGCCGGGGCCAGGCGATGCATGCGGCGGGGATTATCTTCTGGAAATGCGAGGACAATTTTGTGATATTGCTTGACACGCTCACGATGGAATTCTCCATGCTCAGTCTCCCTGTAAGCTTGTTCCAGCCTTCCAAGTACGCCATAGGGGAGATGGAGGATGGCGTGTGCTGCCTTGTATGCCTTGATGGCACCATGGACAACGTCCACATGCAAGTGTGGCTGCTCATGGAGGAGGACGGTGGTGGCAGGAGGTGGGAATTGGAGAAGGAAATGCCGGTTAGTGAAGTGCTTGACAGGCATTCCCTGGTGCGACAAGTCCGAACAGTGGCTAGTGGATTGGTTCTTGTTTCCTGGGATGACCGCTATCCTCAATTTGCCATTGACCTGAAGAATATGAAGGTCATGGCTGAGTTTAGGTGCAGCGGCGAGACTTATCTTTTCCAAACGCCATGGCCACCCGCTTTGTTGGTCGATAGCG AGGTTCAACCAGCGGATTTGGCTATTCCTTTACAATCTGCAGAATATGTGGAGCCGCTTCAGATGATCGCTACTCAGAACATGATGAAACATGTTAATCTTGCTGCAGAGAGAACTGATGTTGTGAATTCAGAG GGCCCATTGGATTTGGTATTGGAACCACATGGCCCACTGGACGCACAACAAGCTATGGCTGCTGAAGCGGAGACCTTGGTGGTAACAGCAGACCTGAAATTAGTCAGGTCTACTGAAGCACAAAACCAGTCAGTAGCTGAAAAACCTGAG ATCATGAAGGGGCCTGAAGTCCCAGTTTCGAAAAGGAGCATGTCACgtttggaaaaaagaagaggggaaagatatGAGAGTGCTCTCCACAAGGCAATGGAGAGGAAAGCTCGTTACATGGGTGGTGTGGAACAGCTTAGTACTTCTCTTGGAAGAAACTACAGAAGATCAGAGAAGCCAATTGTTGTGGACTCTAGTTACGAGAGATACTACCAGTGTCGTCAACGTCGAGAGAAGCCAATTGTTGTGGACTCTCGTTACGGTAAATACTACCAGCGTCGTCAACGACGACCAGCCGCAGGAGTTCAGGGAAGGTGA
- the LOC4324023 gene encoding mitogen-activated protein kinase kinase 1 isoform X4, whose amino-acid sequence MRGKKPHKELKLSVPAQETPVDKFLTASGTFKDGELRLNQRGLQLISEETADEPQSTNLKVEDVQLSMDDLEMIQVIGKGSGGIVQLVRHKWVGTLYALKGIQMNIQEAVRKQIVQELKINQATQNAHIVLCHQSFYHNGVIYLVLEYMDRGSLADIIKQVKTILEPYLAVLCKQVLEGLLYLHHERHVIHRDIKPSNLLVNRKGEVKITDFGVSAVLASSMGQRDTFVGTYNYMAFLPFFLVQPERISGSSYDYKSDIWSLGLVILECAIGRFPYIPSEGEGWLSFYELLEAIVDQPPPSAPADQFSPEFCAFISSWIQAWLEAYKRILRSGCLLQNS is encoded by the exons atGAGGGGGAAGAAGCCGCACAAGGAGCTCAAGCTCTCCGTGCCTGCGCAGGAGACGCCCGTCGACAAGTTCCT GACCGCGAGTGGTACATTCAAGGATGGTGAACTGCGGCTTAATCAAAGAGGTTTGCAGCTTATATCCGAGGAAACTGCAGATGAACCT CAGTCAACAAACCTGAAGGTGGAAGATGTTCAGTTGTCAATGGATGACCTTGAGATGATTCAAGTCATTGGTAAGGGGAGTGGTGGTATCGTCCAACTAGTTCGGCACAAGTGGGTGGGGACATTATATGCCTTGAAG GGCATACAAATGAACATTCAAGAGGCAGTTCGCAAACAAATAGTACAAGAGCTCAAAATAAATCAAGCAACACAGAACGCACATATAGTCCTTTGCCACCAATCTTTCTACCATAATGGTGTAATATATCTTGTTCTAGAATACATGGACCGTGGATCTCTTGCAGATATCATTAAACAAGTCAAAACAATTCTGGAGCCATACCTGGCAGTACTTTGCAAACAG GTTTTGGAGGGTCTACTGTATCTTCATCATGAAAGGCATGTGATTCACAGGGATATAAAGCCATCTAACTTGTTAGTTAACCGTAAAGGTGAAGTAAAGATTACCGATTTTGGGGTAAGTGCGGTGCTAGCAAGTTCAATGGGTCAGCGGGATACGTTTGTTGGAACCTACAACTATATGGCG TTTCTACCTTTCTTCCTAGTTCAGCCTGAGCGTATTAGTGGAAGCTCCTATGACTACAAGAGTGACATATGGAGTTTGGGCTTAGTAATACTCGAGTGTGCCATTGGTCGGTTCCCCTATATACCTTCAGAAGGGGAAGGTTGGTTAAGCTTCTACGAATTATTAGAAGCAATTGTTGACCAGCCACCACCCTCTGCACCAGCGGACCAGTTCTCTCCAGAATTTTGTGCATTTATCTCCTCCTG GATACAAGCATGGCTTGAGG CATACAAAAGGATC